From one Oncorhynchus clarkii lewisi isolate Uvic-CL-2024 chromosome 6, UVic_Ocla_1.0, whole genome shotgun sequence genomic stretch:
- the LOC139412053 gene encoding bone morphogenetic protein 10-like: MADNGLSRLEATSITRTPFPLLPLLLLMWPLSGQGSPISLAPERHRPAPGLGDGHGGVIDPSLLEQDRDVDMQSLLESLRTFNLSGLGPPAQAPGSVRVEPPEYMMELYNRFANDHTAMPTANIIRSFKNEDSSPCSLGSRGVRQHPLLFNVSIPHNERITAAELRLYTLVQTDRNLYAGVDRKVTIYELEQQDGTGEDNRTAKDTERGGAGGRGGGREELVELASRQVYGTDNGWEAFDLTAAVQHWRKSEYSTTHRLEVHIASLTSEGERGPTLADGEGEGEGRRTFRGDMEIDTSPDDKHKPLMIIFSDDQSGDHRDDKRELNEMIGHETSEAVLQGDLELNRLWGELGRAGGEEEEEEEEEQDEEALLQMRSNLIYDTASRIRRNAKVNQCKKQSLYVEFKDIGWDSWILAPAGYEAFECSGICTYPLTKHVTPTKHAIVQTLVSMKSPQKVTRACCVPTKLDPISLLYMDDTGVVTYKYKFEGMVVAECGCR; encoded by the exons ATGGCGGACAATGGGCTCTCCAGGTTAGAGGCTACCTCTATCACCAGGACCCCCTTCCCCCTGCTCCCCTTGCTGCTCCTGATGTGGCCCCTGTCTGGGCAGGGCAGCCCCATCTCCCTGGCCCCAGAGAGACATCGCCCTGCTCCAGGTCTGGGAGACGGCCACGGGGGCGTCATAGACCCATCTCTGTTGGAGCAGGACAGGGACGTGGACATGCAGAGCCTGCTGGAGAGCCTCCGGACCTTCAATTTGTCTGGCCTGGGCCCTCCCGCCCAGGCACCTGGCAGTGTCCGTGTGGAGCCGCCCGAGTACATGATGGAGCTGTACAACCGCTTCGCCAACGACCACACCGCCATGCCCACCGCCAACATCATCCGCAGCTTCAAGAACGAAG ACTCGTCTCCCTGCAGTTTGGGTAGTAGAGGGGTGAGACAACACCCTCTGCTCTTCAACGTATCCATACCCCACAATGAGCGTATCACCGCCGCAGAGCTGCGTCTCTATACTTTGGTCCAGACCGATCGCAACCTCTACGCTGGGGTCGACCGCAAGGTGACCATCTACGAGCTGGAGCAGCAGGACGGAACAGGAGAGGACAACAGAACAGCGAAGGACAccgagagaggaggagcaggaggaagaggtggaggacgGGAGGAGTTAGTAGAGCTGGCATCACGGCAGGTCTATGGTACTGATAACGGCTGGGAGGCCTTTGACCTAACTGCTGCCGTCCAACACTGGCGCAAGTCAGAGTACAGCACCACCCACAGGCTGGAGGTCCACATAGCAAGCCTGACTTCCGAGGGGGAAAGAGGGCCGACACTAGCAGAcggtgagggagaaggagaggggaggaggacattCAGGGGAGACATGGAGATAGACACCAGCCCAGATGACAAACACAAACCCCTGATGATTATCTTCTCCGACGACCAGAGCGGTGATCACCGCGATGACAAGCGGGAGCTGAACGAGATGATTGGACACGAGACCTCGGAAGCGGTGCTTCAGGGTGACCTGGAGCTGAATAGGCTGTGGGGGGAGCTGGGCCGGGCGGGgggcgaggaagaggaggaagaggaggaggagcaggacgaAGAGGCCCTGCTCCAGATGCGCTCCAATCTGATCTATGACACGGCCTCCAGAATCCGCCGCAACGCCAAGGTCAACCAGTGTAAGAAGCAGTCACTGTACGTGGAGTTTAAAGACATCGGCTGGGACAGCTGGATCCTAGCGCCTGCCGGGTACGAGGCCTTTGAGTGCAGTGGCATCTGCACATACCCGTTGACCAAACACGTGACGCCCACCAAGCACGCCATCGTCCAGACACTGGTGAGCATGAAGAGCCCACAGAAGGTGACGCGGGCCTGCTGCGTGCCCACCAAGCTGGATCCCATCTCCCTGCTTTACATGGATGACACCGGAGTAGTCACGTACAAGTATAAGTTTGagggcatggtggtggcagagtgTGGCTGCAGATAG
- the LOC139412052 gene encoding rho GTPase-activating protein 25-like has translation MSLKLPRNWDFSTLKAETSRIARSRSVMPGEGSPGLGSPGSTRRSMERPLKAGWLKKQRSIVKNWQLRYFVLRGSTLTYHKDEKEGTVQGVIQLRFSKVNKLPQNQDDPGKFLFEIIPRSSGDRERHPYVLMANSHSEMEEWVRTLRRVVGSPSSGAIFGKGLGDTVTYEQRFGPHMVPILVQKCAEFIREHGLSEEGIFRLPGQDNTVKQFRDAFNAGERPSFPIDTDVHTVASLLKLYLRELPEPVVPWTQYQDFLDCSPMLDPNSAAGRERLEKQISLLPRANYNLLSYICRFLFEVQQNSKVNKMSVENLATVIGINLLKPQIEDPITMMKGTPQIQKLMTVMIRQHEALFPPSKDVAPSPPIEKSDKKKNSAPRSFVGWESAECEGSLSESPEEEEDTDTLGPDPVTISIPQAGPQQPHAPSSSSAMDLWSGSPRKRTQTLPTLNCPVPGVAGKLEAIKCWSHINECSEEKVEKGEKTLSEDIFKILDLQRTSLFGEVQKKDGEDRGTARRGSDITVTYDDITVPYSKPSRDPQRKSQPATPEKKTEARRAGVSSSAQQPDSKVEQQEDRRGDTEHLVTSLQQRNRELSATVAELQSALDTEKRCVSALEIRLRNAERSRDEAQRRNQELDQEIQQFLSREPGRPT, from the exons ATGTCTCTCAAGCTACCTCGGAACTGGGACTTCAGTACCCTCAAAGCTGAAACATCTAGAATAG CGCGGTCTAGGAGTGTGATGCCTGGAGAGGGCAGCCCAGGGTTAGGCTCGCCCGGCTCCACCAGGAGGTCCATGGAGAGGCCTCtgaaggctggctggctgaagAAGCAGAGGTCCATCGTAAAGAACTGGCAGCTGCGCTACTTTGTGCTGAGAGGAAGCACACTGACCTACCATAAAGACGAAAAGGAGGGGACTGTCCAG gGTGTAATCCAGCTGAGGTTCAGTAAAGTCAACAAACTCCCACAGAATCAAGATGATCCAGGGAAATTCCTCTTTGAGATTATACCAC GCAGCAGTGGTGATCGGGAGCGGCACCCGTACGTCCTCATGGCCAACTCCCACAGTGAGATGGAGGAGTGGGTCCGCACGCTGCGCAGGGTGGTTGGATCACCCTCTAGTGGAG cAATATTTGGCAAGGGCCTGGGTGATACGGTAACCTACGAGCAGCGATTCGGCCCCCACATGGTGCCCATCCTGGTGCAAAAGTGTGCagagttcatcagagaacacggACTAAGCGAGGAAGGCATCTTCAGACTGCCGGGACAAGACAACACAGTCAAACAGTTTAGGGACGCGTTCAACGCCGGAGAGAGACCTTCCTTCCCAAT TGACACAGATGTCCACACAGTGGCGTCGCTCCTCAAGCTGTACCTGCGGGAGCTGCCTGAGCCGGTGGTGCCTTGGACACAGTACCAAGACTTCCTGGACTGCAGCCCCATGCTGGACCCCAACAGTGCTGCA GGTCGTGAGAGACTGGAGAAGCAGATCAGCCTCCTTCCTAGAGCCAACTACAACCTCCTCAGCTACATATGCAG GTTCTTATTTGAAGTGCAGCAGAACTCCAAGGTGAACAAGATGAGTGTTGAAAACCTGGCCACGGTCATTGGGATCAACCTGCTCAAGCCCCAGATTGAGGACCCCATCACCATGATGAAGG GTACTCCTCAGATCCAGAAGCTGATGACAGTGATGATCAGGCAGCACGAGGCTCTGTTCCCTCCGTCTAAAGACGTGGCTCCTTCACCCCCCATCGAGAAGAGTGACAAGAAGAAGAACAGCGCTCCACGCAGCTTTGTGGGCTGGGAGTCTGCTGAG TGTGAGGGGTCTCTGTCCGAGTCtccagaggaggaagaggacacagacacactgggGCCAGATCCAGTGACCATCTCCATCCCCCAGGCAGGGCCCCAGCAGCCCCACGCCCCCTCTTCATCCTCAGCCATGGACCTCTGGTCCGGGAGCCCCCGCAAACGCACCCAGACCCTGCCCACCCTGAACTGCCCAGTCCCCGGGGTGGCCGGCAAGCTGGAGGCCATAAAGTGCTGGAGCCACATCAATGAGTGCAGTGAGGAGAAAGTTGAGAAGGGGGAGAAGACTCTCTCAGAGGACATCTTTAAGATCCTGGACCTACAGAGGACCTCTCTGTTCGGAGAGGTCCAGAAGAAGGacggggaggacagagggacggCCAGGAGAGGAAGTGACATCACAGTCACCTATGATGACATCACAGTCCCCTATTCCAAACCCAGCAGGGACCCCCAGCGGAAGTCTCAGCCAGCGACCCCTGAGAAGAAGACAGAGGCCAGAAGAGCTGGGGTTTCATCTTCAGCCCAGCAACCAGACAGTAAGGTTGAACAGCAGGAGGACAGACGGGGAGACACAGAGCACCTCGTTACCAG CCTGCAGCAGAGGAACAGAGAGCTGAGTGCCACAGTAGCGGAGCTGCAGTCAGCCCTGGATACAGAGAAGCGCTGTGTGTCGGCTCTGGAGATCCGGCTGAGGAACGCAGAACGCAGCCGAGACGAGGCCCAGAGACGCAACCAGGAGCTGGACCAGGAGATACAGCAGTTCCTCTCCAGAGAACCAGGAAGACCAACTTAG